From one Balaenoptera acutorostrata chromosome 6, mBalAcu1.1, whole genome shotgun sequence genomic stretch:
- the LOC130708499 gene encoding gastrula zinc finger protein XlCGF7.1-like produces MELSWGRDNMSVLKHQETHIGGKVYKINQCATAFCKKPKLPAYQKTDIREKLNEYSECGKTFSHKSSLILHQRIHRGEKPYECTKCGKTFGYRSGLTVHQRTHTGEKPYECNECGKNFCEKSNLRVHQQTHTGQKPYECNECQKTFSDRSALTVHRRIHTGEKPYECKECGKTFSQKPNFINHQRTHTGEKPYGRHKCGKSFSVKSKLREHQKTHTGEKSYKCNECGKTFYHKSSLTVHQSTHTGEKPYECNQCGKTFYQSHSS; encoded by the exons ATGGAGTTATCATGGGGAAGAGATAATATGAGTGTGTTGAAA CATCAAGAAACACATATAGGGGGAAAAGTCTATAAAATTAATCAGTGTGCTACTGCATTTTGCAAGAAGCCAAAGCTTCCTGCATATCAGAAAACAGATATAAGAGAAAAACTCAATGAGTAtagtgaatgtgggaaaaccttcagCCATAAATCATCTCTCATCCTACATCAGAGGATACACAGaggggagaaaccctatgaatgcacCAAATGTGGGAAAACCTTTGGGTATAGGTCAGGCCTCACAGTACATCAGAGAacacacacaggggagaaaccctatgaatgtaatgaatgtggcaaAAATTTCTGTGAGAAGTCAAATCTCCGTGTACATCAGCAAACACACACAGGGCAGAAACCCTATGAGTGTAATGAATGTCAGAAAACCTTCAGTGATAGGTCAGCTCTCACAGTACATAGGAGAATACATActggggagaaaccctatgaatgtaaggaatgtgggaaaactTTCTCCCAGAAGCCAAacttcattaatcatcagaggactcacacaggagagaaaccctatggaCGTCACAAATGTGGAAAATCCTTCTCTGTGAAGTCGAAACTGAGGGAGCATCAGAAaacacacacaggggagaagtcttataaatgtaatgagtgtgggaaAACTTTCTACCATAAGTCATCCCTCACAGTACATCAGAGCACCCACacaggggagaaaccctatgaatgtaaccAATGTGGGAAAACCTTCTATCAGAGTCATTCCTCATAA